One stretch of Sporocytophaga myxococcoides DSM 11118 DNA includes these proteins:
- a CDS encoding PQQ-dependent sugar dehydrogenase has product MTHQLKFLLKTGLVLLLTLFSQLSFARDYEAPKAQTAPVIDGVGSDACWASANWYYIDQTWLGSTPTAADFSGRFKASWDSNKLYILGEITDNTLSDKTAAPLVNYWEDDCFEVLLDENKSGGEHEKNYNAFAYHISTLLDAVDVGIDGNPHLFNDHVTVKWTKNGDVYTWEVAITMYTDAFVYGAANNPKANLVANKKIGLAMAYCDNDGASSRDNFMGSEIVTGSDKNVAYKTADIFGTLTLVESSVPTASFVHSVVASNLANPTVMVCAPDGRIFVCEQEGKLRIIKNGNLLSTPAVTVQTAVYLPQFGNYSERGLIGLAFDPDFATNNYIYLYYTVNSSGIHNRVSRFTMNGDVVVSGSELILLELETLSDQSVSHNGGAMAFGKDGKLYIATGENQQKITPPVSQNLDNYFGKILRINSDGTAPADNPFPTGSEKRKRVWSYGLRNPFTFDIQPGTGKIFVNDVGQDAWEEINDVTIGGKNYGWPTAEGVSSNPDFTNPVYIYGHPTSDSTGCAITGGTFFNPETTNYPSKYIGKYFFMDYCNNWINFIDPANNFKRQTFSSNVAGAPIAIDAGIDGNIYYLSRSNSAVYKIVYSGNSAPEIVNQPLSANIFETQPVTFSVTLTGTAPFTYQWMKNGENIPNSNSPSYSIAATTTADAGDYSVKVTNASGSVTSNIATLTVGPKNSKPVATILTPSNGMLYKGGDVITFSGSGTDPEDGTLPASSFTWFFNLHHNTHVHDGLPLTGIQNGTFTIPVSGETEDNVWFRIKLVVKDNLGLTDTTYVEIFPKKSTITLATEPAGLQVKIDGQPKTSPYSTLSVQGIERAISPVSPQSVNGIPYVFDHWAHGGSADQIISTPLANTTYTAVFKRIYQDTSSYSPIHDAYIQNAKYDTTFKSKTYGTLDPQFLISKLLLPEGNNRNTFITFDISDYKDSILSARLKLYGYIEETDTDKKSSIAVGVYTSSTNWTENTITWNNQPAISSIALDTTVVNGYTYNTYYWDVTNYIKSERAAGRTKITLVLKNIDQSFPRIYFNSKENTNGNGPKLMILAPCQGPALSATQTNSTCYGGNNGTIAITATGGITPYQYSWTNASSTSSTATGLTAGDYKVTVTDNKGCYSTKTITITQPASIGISIVKTDVSCFGGNNGSAVATASNGNTPFTYSWSPSGGTASTANTLSAGIYTLTVTDSKSCKATSTVTIAQPEKLAASSTQSNVSCFGGNNGSATVVPSGGTSGYTFIWSPSGGTTATASNLSTGTYVCKITDAKSCFIEKSVTINGPSAALSATTSQKNVTCLDGSSGEATVVPTGGTSPYLYSWAPSGGSAAKATGLSAGIYTCTITDANGCKIQKSVTITSPSTLQVSSVQTDVSCFGKSDGSISVTATGGGGDYTYTWSPAIGTSASLSGLAAGNYACTIKDDIGCSVTKSVTINQPDAISATAITTNVSCFGASNGGAALTTTGGTPAYTYAWSPSGGTSSIANNLAPGTYIVTIKDSKNCSATKSVTVTEPLALTGTTEVTNTKCFADNSGSIAVKMSGGTSPYDYSWNPPVVMGPNATSLFSGTYSVTVTDANGCKKEFTEIVNQPDPMTINSVITNPSCEGKSDGGITISSVLGGTTPFTYTWSNTSTGNSISDLGKGTYSVLVQDGKGCTGVKDFTITEPQLISVSAIITNPKCSYDKDGSIELKVSGGAIPYKFEWNNALTTEDISDLAPGNYTVVITDNQNCKATKSIELASSSSKMTVTSVIENEGCPGAADGSISLAVSGGVPEYQYTWENQSSATSKLSNVQAGSFTYSVTDMLGCKTSSTLVVGNGICTGITGSIEKVDDILIYPNPTSEKISIETELNIKSVVIRDNLGRIVFSLKSENQIDVTSMSNGIYFMEVETDRGKSIRKISKE; this is encoded by the coding sequence ATGACACATCAATTAAAGTTTTTATTGAAAACGGGACTGGTATTGCTGCTCACCTTGTTTTCACAATTATCTTTTGCCAGAGACTATGAAGCTCCAAAGGCTCAGACCGCTCCTGTAATAGATGGTGTTGGAAGCGATGCCTGCTGGGCTTCAGCAAACTGGTATTATATTGATCAGACTTGGCTGGGCTCAACACCGACTGCAGCAGATTTTTCAGGAAGATTTAAAGCTTCATGGGATTCCAATAAACTTTATATATTAGGAGAAATCACAGATAATACTTTAAGTGACAAGACAGCAGCTCCACTTGTGAATTATTGGGAAGATGATTGTTTTGAAGTGCTTCTAGATGAGAATAAATCAGGAGGAGAACATGAAAAAAATTATAATGCCTTTGCTTATCATATCTCTACATTGCTGGATGCAGTAGATGTAGGTATCGACGGGAATCCTCATCTTTTCAACGACCATGTCACTGTAAAATGGACAAAAAACGGTGATGTATATACTTGGGAAGTAGCCATAACAATGTATACAGACGCATTCGTATACGGAGCTGCTAACAATCCAAAAGCAAATCTTGTAGCAAACAAAAAGATCGGTCTGGCAATGGCTTATTGCGACAATGACGGAGCTTCAAGCCGAGATAATTTCATGGGCTCTGAAATTGTGACAGGATCTGATAAAAACGTTGCATATAAAACTGCAGATATATTCGGAACATTAACACTAGTTGAATCTTCTGTTCCAACCGCTTCTTTTGTTCATTCTGTTGTTGCTTCAAATCTTGCAAATCCAACAGTAATGGTATGTGCTCCAGATGGTAGAATCTTTGTCTGTGAGCAGGAAGGAAAACTCAGAATAATCAAAAACGGAAATTTACTGTCTACTCCCGCAGTTACTGTTCAAACAGCAGTTTACCTACCGCAGTTTGGTAATTATAGCGAAAGAGGCTTGATAGGCCTGGCATTTGATCCAGATTTTGCGACCAACAATTATATATATCTATATTACACTGTTAACTCTAGCGGAATCCACAATAGAGTAAGCCGTTTTACTATGAATGGGGATGTAGTTGTTTCAGGCAGCGAATTGATTCTTTTAGAACTTGAGACACTAAGTGATCAATCAGTCAGCCACAATGGCGGAGCCATGGCATTTGGAAAAGATGGAAAACTATATATTGCAACAGGGGAAAATCAACAAAAAATAACACCTCCTGTTTCTCAAAACCTGGACAATTATTTTGGCAAAATACTTAGAATTAATTCTGATGGAACAGCACCGGCAGACAATCCATTTCCCACAGGTTCAGAAAAGAGAAAAAGAGTTTGGTCTTATGGCTTAAGAAATCCATTTACCTTTGACATACAACCTGGTACAGGTAAAATTTTTGTGAATGATGTAGGACAAGATGCTTGGGAAGAAATAAACGACGTCACTATTGGCGGCAAGAATTATGGATGGCCTACAGCAGAAGGTGTTTCCAGCAATCCTGACTTTACTAATCCTGTCTATATATATGGACATCCTACTTCAGACAGCACCGGGTGTGCAATTACAGGAGGAACGTTCTTTAATCCTGAAACTACTAATTACCCTTCTAAATACATTGGCAAGTATTTCTTTATGGATTATTGTAACAACTGGATTAATTTTATTGACCCTGCCAACAACTTTAAGAGACAGACCTTTTCGTCCAATGTTGCCGGAGCTCCTATTGCAATTGATGCAGGAATTGACGGTAATATTTATTATCTGAGTAGATCTAATTCAGCCGTTTATAAAATAGTTTATTCAGGAAATTCTGCCCCGGAAATTGTAAACCAACCACTTAGTGCTAACATTTTCGAGACTCAGCCTGTTACTTTTTCTGTAACCCTTACAGGTACTGCTCCTTTTACATATCAGTGGATGAAAAATGGAGAGAATATCCCTAACTCAAATTCACCTTCATATTCAATAGCTGCAACTACAACAGCTGATGCAGGAGATTATTCAGTTAAAGTAACTAATGCATCAGGCTCTGTAACGAGCAATATTGCCACACTTACTGTAGGCCCAAAAAATTCAAAACCTGTAGCAACCATCTTAACACCTTCAAATGGAATGCTCTATAAAGGTGGCGATGTAATCACATTTAGTGGTTCTGGAACGGACCCTGAAGATGGTACTTTACCAGCCTCTTCCTTTACCTGGTTCTTTAATTTACATCATAATACACACGTGCATGATGGACTTCCTTTAACTGGTATACAAAATGGAACTTTTACCATTCCGGTATCAGGAGAAACCGAAGATAATGTATGGTTCAGAATCAAACTTGTCGTTAAAGACAATCTTGGTTTAACAGACACTACATATGTTGAGATTTTCCCTAAAAAATCAACGATTACATTAGCTACGGAGCCAGCCGGTCTGCAAGTAAAAATAGATGGACAACCAAAAACGTCTCCATATTCTACCCTCTCAGTACAAGGTATAGAAAGGGCAATCAGTCCGGTTTCACCACAATCTGTTAATGGTATTCCGTATGTATTTGATCATTGGGCTCATGGAGGAAGTGCTGATCAGATCATCTCTACCCCTCTGGCCAATACAACCTATACTGCAGTATTTAAAAGAATTTATCAGGATACATCTTCCTATTCTCCAATACACGATGCATATATTCAAAATGCAAAGTACGATACTACATTTAAGAGTAAGACTTACGGAACACTTGATCCACAATTCCTGATTTCAAAATTACTTTTACCTGAAGGAAATAACAGAAATACTTTTATCACTTTTGATATTTCTGACTATAAAGACAGTATTTTGTCTGCCAGGCTCAAACTATATGGTTATATAGAAGAAACAGATACAGATAAAAAATCTTCAATTGCTGTAGGTGTGTATACTTCTTCAACAAACTGGACAGAAAATACTATCACATGGAACAATCAACCTGCAATATCATCTATTGCTCTTGATACAACAGTAGTTAACGGGTATACATACAATACTTATTATTGGGATGTAACTAATTATATTAAAAGCGAAAGAGCTGCAGGAAGAACCAAAATCACTTTAGTTCTTAAAAATATAGATCAAAGTTTTCCAAGGATCTATTTTAACTCCAAAGAAAATACAAATGGTAATGGCCCTAAGCTAATGATTTTAGCTCCTTGTCAAGGCCCTGCCCTTTCTGCAACACAAACAAATTCAACTTGCTATGGAGGGAACAACGGAACTATTGCCATTACCGCAACAGGCGGGATAACACCTTATCAATATTCATGGACTAACGCTTCCAGTACTTCTTCTACAGCAACAGGTTTAACTGCCGGAGATTACAAAGTAACTGTTACTGACAACAAAGGTTGTTATTCAACAAAAACAATTACAATAACTCAGCCTGCATCTATTGGTATTTCAATTGTAAAAACAGATGTAAGCTGTTTTGGGGGAAATAATGGAAGTGCTGTTGCGACTGCATCAAATGGAAATACTCCATTCACTTATTCATGGTCTCCTTCCGGAGGAACAGCTTCTACTGCGAATACTCTTTCTGCAGGAATATATACTTTAACGGTCACAGACTCTAAAAGCTGCAAAGCAACCTCAACTGTAACCATTGCACAACCTGAGAAACTTGCTGCTTCTTCTACTCAATCAAATGTAAGCTGTTTCGGAGGAAACAATGGAAGTGCTACTGTTGTGCCATCTGGAGGAACTTCTGGTTATACTTTCATCTGGTCACCATCAGGAGGAACAACAGCAACTGCGTCAAATCTTAGCACAGGGACCTATGTATGTAAAATCACAGATGCAAAATCTTGTTTTATTGAAAAGTCAGTTACGATAAATGGACCTTCTGCAGCACTTTCAGCTACGACTTCACAGAAAAACGTAACCTGCTTGGATGGAAGCTCCGGAGAGGCCACAGTAGTTCCAACGGGAGGAACTTCTCCTTATTTGTACTCATGGGCCCCATCAGGAGGAAGTGCTGCTAAAGCCACGGGGCTTTCTGCTGGAATCTATACATGCACTATCACAGATGCCAACGGATGCAAAATTCAAAAATCTGTAACGATCACTTCTCCATCTACACTTCAGGTATCATCAGTACAAACGGACGTAAGTTGTTTTGGAAAGTCTGATGGATCTATAAGTGTAACAGCAACAGGAGGTGGCGGAGATTATACTTATACCTGGTCCCCGGCAATAGGGACAAGTGCTTCTTTATCCGGACTTGCTGCGGGTAACTATGCCTGCACAATAAAAGATGACATCGGATGCTCAGTAACAAAATCTGTTACCATAAACCAGCCTGATGCAATAAGTGCTACAGCTATCACTACAAATGTTAGTTGTTTTGGGGCTTCAAATGGTGGGGCAGCATTAACGACTACTGGAGGTACACCAGCATACACATATGCTTGGTCACCATCGGGAGGTACAAGTTCTATTGCCAACAATCTTGCCCCTGGCACTTATATTGTTACCATTAAAGACAGTAAAAATTGTAGTGCTACCAAATCTGTAACAGTGACTGAACCACTTGCATTAACAGGAACGACTGAAGTCACCAATACCAAATGTTTTGCAGATAACTCTGGTTCAATTGCTGTGAAGATGTCCGGAGGGACGAGCCCATATGACTATAGCTGGAATCCTCCAGTTGTTATGGGACCAAATGCCACAAGTCTATTTTCGGGAACCTATTCAGTGACTGTAACTGATGCTAATGGATGTAAAAAGGAATTTACCGAAATAGTTAATCAACCTGATCCAATGACTATCAATTCTGTAATTACCAATCCAAGCTGTGAAGGCAAATCTGATGGAGGAATTACAATATCATCAGTTTTAGGAGGTACGACTCCATTTACTTATACTTGGAGCAACACTTCAACAGGTAATTCGATTTCGGATCTTGGAAAGGGTACATATAGTGTACTTGTGCAAGATGGAAAAGGATGTACAGGAGTTAAAGACTTTACAATCACTGAACCGCAGTTAATATCTGTTTCAGCAATAATAACTAATCCGAAATGTTCATATGATAAAGACGGATCTATTGAACTTAAAGTAAGCGGAGGTGCTATTCCATATAAATTTGAGTGGAATAATGCTCTTACAACTGAAGATATCAGCGATCTAGCTCCAGGCAATTATACAGTGGTGATTACAGACAATCAAAACTGTAAGGCTACTAAATCAATTGAGCTTGCAAGTAGTTCTTCCAAAATGACTGTAACCTCAGTAATTGAGAACGAAGGTTGCCCAGGCGCCGCAGACGGAAGTATTAGCCTTGCTGTAAGTGGTGGTGTTCCAGAATATCAATATACATGGGAAAATCAGTCTTCTGCAACTTCAAAATTAAGTAACGTGCAAGCTGGTTCATTTACGTATTCTGTGACTGATATGCTTGGATGTAAAACATCAAGTACATTAGTTGTCGGAAATGGTATTTGTACTGGTATTACAGGTTCTATTGAAAAAGTTGATGACATTTTAATTTATCCTAATCCTACTTCAGAAAAGATTTCTATTGAAACAGAACTGAATATCAAGTCAGTTGTCATTCGTGACAACCTTGGTCGCATAGTATTCAGTCTTAAATCAGAGAACCAGATTGATGTGACTAGCATGAGTAATGGAATTTACTTTATGGAAGTAGAAACAGACAGAGGAAAATCTATCAGAAAAATTTCCAAAGAATAA
- a CDS encoding DUF4468 domain-containing protein, producing the protein MKIFIFITITLLSFKASFAQDNLPKDQNGKITYTDIIVDSGASVQQLYIQAKNWIYKHHQSTSKSIELDSAEGKVMAKGYYLVYNKGVVSKQVHGAIKYNVLIEVKDNKYRYNFSDFVFEYYKQNRNYQYVPSGKEKPLEEEKFAGFQKSWDNHKSDNDKLIKNQINSLKSAMKHVEEVKPTPSKPAVEW; encoded by the coding sequence ATGAAAATTTTCATATTTATCACTATTACGCTTCTTTCCTTTAAGGCATCATTCGCTCAGGACAATCTACCTAAAGATCAAAACGGCAAAATCACCTATACTGACATAATCGTTGACAGTGGAGCCAGTGTTCAACAATTATATATACAGGCTAAAAACTGGATTTACAAACATCATCAATCCACGTCAAAATCAATAGAACTTGACTCTGCTGAAGGTAAGGTTATGGCTAAGGGGTATTATCTTGTTTATAACAAGGGAGTCGTTTCAAAACAAGTTCATGGAGCAATCAAATATAATGTACTGATTGAAGTAAAAGACAATAAATACCGATACAACTTTAGTGATTTTGTTTTTGAATATTATAAGCAAAACAGGAACTATCAGTATGTTCCATCTGGAAAAGAAAAGCCTTTAGAAGAAGAAAAATTTGCCGGATTTCAAAAATCCTGGGACAATCATAAATCAGACAATGATAAACTAATAAAAAATCAAATCAACAGTTTAAAATCAGCTATGAAACATGTTGAAGAGGTAAAGCCCACTCCTTCTAAACCAGCTGTTGAATGGTAA
- a CDS encoding metallophosphoesterase family protein, which yields MRSFVLSDIHGCAITLRHMVESIISLTKQDYLYFLGDYIDRGPDSKGVIDYIIELKERGHNVRCLLGNHEDMLLQSFSDTTYEKMWLLNGGDTSLKSFGVSIIHELEEKYISFFKGLELYIELEDYILVHAGLDFKSDNIFSGKDVLVWTRYSEVDPIRTGNRIVVHGHTPMDRERILSKLNSSQENFEINIDGGCVYALNPGRSGYLCCLQLETKEMFFLENLELG from the coding sequence ATGAGGTCATTTGTTTTATCGGATATTCACGGGTGTGCTATAACACTCAGACATATGGTAGAATCGATTATAAGTCTAACTAAGCAAGACTATTTATATTTCCTGGGGGATTATATTGATCGGGGGCCTGATAGCAAAGGCGTAATAGATTATATTATTGAATTAAAAGAAAGAGGACATAATGTAAGATGTCTTTTGGGGAATCATGAAGATATGCTGCTTCAAAGTTTTTCCGATACCACTTACGAAAAAATGTGGCTGTTAAATGGGGGGGATACTTCACTGAAGAGTTTTGGGGTATCAATAATACATGAACTTGAAGAAAAGTATATATCCTTTTTTAAAGGACTTGAGCTTTATATAGAACTGGAAGACTACATACTGGTTCATGCAGGCTTGGACTTTAAATCTGACAACATCTTTTCGGGAAAAGATGTGCTTGTATGGACAAGGTATTCAGAAGTTGATCCAATAAGAACAGGTAACCGTATTGTAGTACACGGCCATACTCCCATGGATCGTGAAAGGATTTTATCTAAGCTAAATTCTTCTCAGGAAAATTTTGAGATTAATATTGACGGGGGATGTGTTTATGCATTAAACCCAGGGCGAAGCGGATATTTATGCTGCCTTCAGCTTGAAACAAAGGAAATGTTTTTTTTGGAAAATCTCGAATTGGGATAA
- a CDS encoding mechanosensitive ion channel family protein — protein MYKDSTVTEDFIRGKNDVQMALRASSKRKRLKKKVTITANAKDKLYLTIYFGLLICLATLKYVLKIGLIFDLEVFNNFLPHQLQISSNLIQAVMSVMLVLTLSKSIKVFFINSIEETATRFNLNRVLNLISGVILVLIIVSILFANWYTAVVSLGLISLVLGFALQTPITSFIAWIYIIINKPFRVGDRIRIGDITGDVIDVGYLETTIWETLGDALASDHPTGRIAKFPNSIILSHHVINYSWPLFPFIWDEISFFISFESDLDFVKKSMMEIANRKLGEEFESTVKIYHSILKETAVDEEHIDDRPVVDFRIHENTWIQAKLRYLSEPSISGTLKTELITDIITHFRKNKDKVGLPTT, from the coding sequence ATGTATAAAGATTCAACAGTAACAGAAGATTTTATTAGGGGGAAAAATGATGTACAGATGGCTCTCAGGGCTTCATCCAAACGCAAGCGGCTTAAGAAGAAAGTAACTATCACAGCCAATGCAAAGGATAAGCTGTATCTGACAATCTATTTTGGTTTGTTGATTTGTCTTGCAACACTAAAATATGTTCTGAAAATTGGATTGATATTCGATCTGGAAGTTTTTAATAATTTTCTTCCACATCAGCTTCAGATTAGTTCTAATCTCATACAAGCTGTCATGAGTGTGATGCTTGTTCTTACTCTTTCCAAATCAATTAAAGTTTTTTTTATAAACAGTATAGAAGAAACAGCAACCAGGTTCAATTTAAATAGAGTCCTCAATCTGATTTCAGGAGTTATATTAGTCTTGATAATAGTATCGATATTATTTGCAAATTGGTACACGGCAGTGGTATCTCTTGGATTGATTTCACTTGTTCTTGGATTTGCCCTTCAGACACCCATTACAAGTTTTATAGCATGGATTTATATCATTATAAATAAACCATTCAGAGTAGGAGACAGAATCCGAATCGGAGATATTACAGGAGATGTCATTGATGTTGGATACCTAGAAACTACTATTTGGGAAACATTGGGGGATGCTTTAGCTTCAGATCACCCTACAGGAAGGATAGCAAAATTTCCGAACTCGATTATCCTGAGCCATCATGTAATTAATTATTCATGGCCTTTGTTCCCTTTTATATGGGATGAGATTTCTTTTTTTATATCGTTTGAAAGTGATCTTGATTTCGTAAAAAAATCAATGATGGAAATTGCAAACAGAAAGCTAGGAGAGGAGTTTGAATCAACGGTGAAGATTTACCATTCAATTCTGAAAGAGACGGCAGTAGATGAGGAACATATAGATGATCGGCCGGTAGTTGATTTTAGAATCCATGAAAATACATGGATTCAGGCAAAGCTTAGATACCTCTCTGAACCATCAATTTCAGGAACACTCAAAACTGAACTTATAACAGATATTATTACGCATTTTAGGAAAAACAAAGATAAAGTAGGCTTGCCTACAACTTGA
- a CDS encoding MFS transporter, whose translation MENQSENQKSEKLLLFILAAINFTHIMDFVIMMPMNPVLQSVLHINNKQFSLLVAAYAASAGIFGFLGSFYIDRFDRKTALLALYTGFIISTLGCALAQSYSLFLVARFMAGAFGGILGALVLAVIGDAIPEERRGKATGFVMAAFSAASIAGIPLGYFLAVKINWHMPFFLITAISLVVLVVAWKTFPSLRSHISMDIKQNPFALIKHIFGNSNLLWALLFTFVLMIAGLTVIPFISDYMVKNVGFEKDQIAYIYLFGGLATFYSSPAIGRLADLHGKRKVFVIMALISIIPILLVTNLPQVPKYVAFLVTTSFFIAFGGRFVPAMAMITSSVERKQRGGFMSFNSSVQQLSSALSSMCGGLIISTTLDDKVSGFWKLGLIATIATILCVLISMKVKQVE comes from the coding sequence TTGGAAAATCAATCAGAAAACCAAAAAAGTGAGAAGCTGCTGTTATTTATTTTAGCAGCTATCAATTTTACCCACATCATGGACTTTGTAATCATGATGCCAATGAATCCCGTACTTCAGTCAGTATTGCATATCAATAATAAACAATTCTCCCTTTTAGTCGCAGCTTATGCTGCGAGCGCCGGTATATTTGGCTTTCTGGGGTCATTCTACATAGACAGGTTTGACAGAAAAACAGCGTTGTTAGCTCTATACACTGGCTTTATAATTAGTACTCTTGGATGTGCTTTAGCTCAAAGTTATAGTTTATTTCTAGTTGCAAGATTTATGGCCGGTGCCTTCGGTGGCATACTCGGAGCCTTAGTGTTGGCGGTCATAGGTGATGCTATTCCGGAAGAAAGAAGAGGGAAAGCTACAGGATTTGTTATGGCAGCTTTTTCCGCCGCTTCTATTGCTGGAATTCCTCTTGGTTATTTCCTCGCAGTAAAGATTAACTGGCATATGCCGTTTTTTTTAATTACTGCAATATCGTTGGTAGTATTGGTAGTTGCCTGGAAAACCTTTCCATCTCTCAGAAGCCATATTTCGATGGACATAAAACAAAATCCTTTTGCCTTGATAAAGCATATTTTTGGTAACTCCAATTTGTTGTGGGCTTTGTTATTTACTTTTGTCTTAATGATTGCTGGCCTTACTGTTATTCCGTTTATTAGTGACTATATGGTGAAGAATGTAGGCTTTGAAAAAGATCAAATAGCATATATCTATCTGTTTGGAGGACTTGCCACATTTTATTCCAGCCCTGCAATAGGGAGACTTGCAGATCTACATGGGAAAAGGAAGGTGTTTGTAATAATGGCATTGATTTCAATTATCCCTATTTTGCTTGTAACCAATCTGCCTCAAGTACCGAAATACGTAGCTTTCCTTGTTACTACCTCATTCTTTATTGCCTTCGGAGGAAGATTTGTACCTGCTATGGCCATGATTACTTCTAGTGTTGAAAGAAAGCAGCGTGGTGGTTTCATGAGTTTTAATTCATCTGTCCAACAGTTGTCATCTGCATTGTCTTCTATGTGTGGTGGACTAATTATTTCAACTACTCTTGATGATAAAGTCTCCGGATTTTGGAAGCTTGGACTTATAGCAACTATAGCCACTATCCTTTGTGTATTGATTTCTATGAAGGTTAAACAGGTGGAATAA
- the rlmH gene encoding 23S rRNA (pseudouridine(1915)-N(3))-methyltransferase RlmH, whose amino-acid sequence MKIKLLVVGKTEEDFMNEGIDKYVSRLKHYISFEFIIIPDVKGGSKLTTLKLKEEEGKLILAKVSAGDQLILLDEKGKDFTSREFSGFIQKKMNSGAQALIFVIGGAFGFSDEVYEKAKDKISLSKMTFSHQMVRLFFTEQLYRAFTIIKGEKYHHD is encoded by the coding sequence ATGAAAATAAAGTTGCTTGTCGTAGGAAAAACAGAAGAAGATTTCATGAATGAAGGAATTGACAAGTATGTCTCCAGACTAAAACATTATATATCTTTTGAGTTTATCATTATACCTGATGTAAAGGGAGGTTCCAAGTTAACAACTCTTAAACTCAAGGAAGAGGAAGGAAAACTTATATTGGCAAAAGTTTCGGCTGGAGATCAACTTATATTATTGGATGAAAAAGGAAAGGATTTCACTTCAAGAGAGTTTTCAGGATTTATTCAGAAAAAAATGAACTCTGGTGCTCAGGCCTTAATTTTTGTAATTGGCGGAGCTTTTGGGTTTTCCGATGAAGTGTATGAAAAAGCTAAAGACAAAATTTCTTTATCCAAAATGACTTTCTCTCATCAAATGGTCAGATTATTTTTTACGGAACAGTTATATAGAGCTTTTACAATCATTAAGGGAGAAAAATATCATCACGATTGA